A genomic window from Serratia liquefaciens includes:
- a CDS encoding 3'-5' exonuclease, producing MINTITIDTETMDVQASAVILSIGGFAFDIEDVDGVQDSIMEVVRNPELADYSKSAFYGLVDTFSQLMQGRTVSAETQKWWIKQDEDTHEALAGNREPLSQTLVNLTSWIQQHPGARIFFRGTDFDGSILESAYRSCGLTCPWHFAGKRDVRTYIDAMVKGTKGYLPKTHQPCFATVKHHSLHDAMNDAEQMAIAYRLNSRQVGD from the coding sequence ATGATCAACACAATCACTATCGACACAGAAACAATGGACGTTCAGGCATCAGCAGTGATCTTATCTATCGGTGGTTTTGCATTTGATATCGAAGATGTCGATGGAGTGCAGGACTCAATCATGGAGGTGGTTCGGAATCCTGAGTTGGCCGACTATTCTAAGTCTGCATTTTATGGGTTGGTTGATACCTTTAGTCAGTTAATGCAAGGCCGAACTGTCAGCGCCGAAACACAAAAGTGGTGGATAAAACAAGATGAAGATACTCATGAGGCGCTGGCTGGAAATCGGGAACCACTGAGTCAAACACTCGTAAATCTGACTTCTTGGATTCAACAACACCCAGGTGCGCGTATCTTTTTTCGTGGCACCGATTTTGATGGGTCTATCCTCGAAAGCGCGTACCGTTCTTGCGGTCTAACATGCCCGTGGCATTTTGCAGGCAAGCGCGATGTTCGCACCTACATTGATGCAATGGTCAAAGGCACCAAGGGTTATCTGCCTAAAACCCATCAACCATGCTTTGCTACGGTTAAACATCACTCTCTACATGATGCCATGAATGATGCAGAACAGATGGCCATTGCCTACCGTCTGAATAGCAGACAGGTAGGTGACTAA
- a CDS encoding excisionase → MLQMLTLEEWAAERYRSKQPSFNTLRRCAKEGHFAPPARKEGKLWRVREDAELVGPLTTPVIKHNDNPKLQRILNDGSQTA, encoded by the coding sequence ATGCTGCAGATGCTGACGTTAGAAGAATGGGCTGCGGAGCGTTACCGCAGTAAACAGCCCTCTTTTAATACCTTGCGGCGTTGCGCTAAAGAGGGCCACTTCGCCCCTCCCGCTCGTAAAGAAGGCAAGTTATGGCGTGTGCGAGAAGATGCTGAGCTAGTTGGCCCACTCACTACTCCTGTCATTAAGCACAATGACAATCCGAAGCTCCAAAGGATACTGAACGATGGCAGCCAGACCGCGTAA
- a CDS encoding DUF421 domain-containing protein — protein sequence MIIYMPIIIKLGLGILCLIVQINLMGKGNLAPSSAMDQVQNYVLGGIIGGVIYNESITVLQFVLVLIIWTLLVFVLKFLKENNRLVKRIIDGKPITLVHNGSVDVKECLRNGVSANDLMFKLRSNGIYEVEQLKRVVLEQNGQLTIIQNGDENIRYPIIVDGLANHDLLEILNKDREWLEGKIEEQGFKKISEVYLGEYLSGKINLYGYESK from the coding sequence ATGATTATATATATGCCTATTATTATAAAGTTGGGGCTGGGGATACTATGCTTGATTGTGCAAATAAATCTTATGGGGAAAGGTAATCTGGCTCCATCGTCAGCAATGGATCAGGTTCAGAACTACGTTCTTGGCGGGATTATCGGTGGCGTAATCTACAATGAATCGATTACTGTACTACAATTTGTTCTGGTATTAATTATCTGGACTTTACTTGTGTTTGTTCTTAAGTTTTTAAAAGAGAATAATCGTTTAGTCAAACGTATTATTGATGGCAAACCAATTACTTTAGTACACAATGGCAGCGTTGATGTTAAAGAATGTTTGAGGAATGGTGTTTCCGCAAATGATTTGATGTTCAAGTTAAGATCTAATGGTATTTATGAAGTGGAACAATTAAAACGTGTGGTTCTAGAGCAAAATGGGCAGTTAACCATTATTCAAAACGGTGATGAAAATATTCGCTACCCAATAATAGTGGATGGTTTGGCTAATCATGATCTACTTGAAATCCTCAATAAAGACAGAGAATGGTTAGAGGGTAAAATCGAGGAGCAAGGTTTCAAAAAAATCAGTGAGGTCTATTTAGGAGAGTACTTGTCTGGCAAGATTAATTTGTACGGATATGAAAGTAAATAG
- a CDS encoding DUF3290 domain-containing protein has product MNFYGINYLQTQSNLNDYLKYVIIFSALFVLIVVFSLYMRHRLQTKFRDLTIIAFLFLIFISGVQYSDYTNSQNVHSKSSQMVNFVRLLSKEKSVNIYSIFSNSVQLSDGVIVKVDNYYYRVNLSADLNTYSLTQTWLTNPDVTIIKN; this is encoded by the coding sequence ATGAATTTTTATGGGATAAACTATCTTCAAACGCAGTCTAATTTAAATGATTATTTAAAGTATGTTATTATTTTTAGTGCTTTATTTGTTTTGATAGTTGTTTTTAGTCTGTATATGCGCCATCGCCTTCAGACAAAATTCCGAGATTTAACTATTATCGCATTCTTGTTTTTAATTTTCATCTCAGGTGTTCAATATTCAGATTATACTAATAGCCAAAATGTACACTCAAAATCATCCCAAATGGTTAATTTTGTAAGGTTGTTGTCAAAAGAAAAAAGCGTAAACATATATTCTATATTTTCCAATTCAGTGCAGTTATCGGATGGGGTGATAGTTAAGGTTGATAATTACTATTACCGCGTAAACTTAAGTGCAGATCTAAATACTTATAGCCTAACGCAAACTTGGTTAACAAACCCTGATGTCACCATTATAAAAAATTGA